One part of the Polyangiaceae bacterium genome encodes these proteins:
- a CDS encoding response regulator codes for MPIEVPAVRILIVDDDRAICEYMQTLLEKDGFAVKTCSDPTLVEDEVRQGDYHVIILDLMMPKLDGIEVLRRIRGIDTDIAVVIFTAHPNLDSAVASMKLDAVDYIKKPFNVDEFREVLGRVMRKKGLARTPEEQLHKIIGDTIRGMRKEKELTLKQMSRRTGLSISLLSQIERAESSPSISSLYKIAIALDTRIQDLFGKY; via the coding sequence GTGCCGATCGAAGTACCCGCCGTTCGCATCCTCATCGTCGACGATGACCGCGCCATCTGCGAATACATGCAGACCCTGCTGGAGAAGGACGGCTTCGCGGTCAAGACCTGCTCCGATCCGACTCTGGTCGAGGATGAGGTCCGCCAGGGCGACTACCACGTCATCATCCTCGATCTGATGATGCCGAAGCTCGACGGGATCGAGGTCTTGCGGCGGATCCGCGGCATCGACACCGACATCGCGGTGGTGATCTTCACGGCTCACCCGAACCTCGACTCGGCGGTCGCGTCGATGAAGCTCGATGCGGTCGACTACATCAAGAAGCCGTTCAACGTGGACGAGTTCCGCGAGGTGCTCGGGCGCGTGATGCGCAAGAAGGGCCTCGCGCGCACGCCGGAGGAGCAACTCCATAAGATCATCGGCGACACGATTCGCGGCATGCGCAAAGAGAAGGAGCTCACGCTCAAGCAGATGAGCCGTCGCACCGGCCTTAGCATCTCACTGCTCAGTCAGATCGAGCGCGCGGAGTCGAGCCCCTCGATTTCCAGCTTGTACAAGATCGCGATCGCCCTCGACACGCGCATCCAAGATCTCTTCGGCAAATACTGA